A genomic region of Arachis hypogaea cultivar Tifrunner chromosome 5, arahy.Tifrunner.gnm2.J5K5, whole genome shotgun sequence contains the following coding sequences:
- the LOC112800843 gene encoding homeobox protein HD1 — MMQEPSLGMMGGGGEMSSATGSGGEQQQRQLKAEIATHPLYEQVLAAHVACLRVATPIDQLPLIDAQLSQSHHVLRSYVSQHTLSLSPHDRQDLDNFLAQYLIVLCTFKEQLQQHVRVHAVEAVMACRDIENTLQALTGVSLGEGSGATMSDDEDEFQMDFCLDQSSGGGGDDMMGFGPLLPTESERSLMERVRQELKIELKQGFKSRIEDVREEILRKRRAGKLPGDTTSVLKNWWQQHAKWPYPTEDDKAKLVEETGLQLKQINNWFINQRKRNWHSNSQSVTSLKSKRKRM, encoded by the exons ATGATGCAAGAACCAAGCTTGGGTATGATGGGTGGAGGAGGAGAGATGTCTTCAGCAACAGGGTCCGGCGGCGAGCAGCAACAGCGGCAGCTGAAGGCGGAGATAGCAACACACCCGCTGTACGAGCAGGTTCTGGCAGCACACGTGGCGTGCCTGAGAGTTGCAACGCCAATAGACCAGCTTCCACTTATAGACGCACAGCTATCACAATCACACCATGTTCTTCGCTCCTAtgtctctcaacacacactctctctctctcctcacgaCCGTCAAGACCTTGATAATTTCCTC GCTCAGTACTTGATAGTGTTGTGTACTTTCAAAGAGCAGCTTCAGCAACATGTCAGAGTCCATGCCGTCGAGGCTGTCATGGCCTGCCGTGATATTGAAAATACCTTGCAAGCTCTCACCG GAGTGAGCCTGGGAGAAGGAAGTGGGGCAACAATGtcagatgatgaagatgaattTCAGATGGATTTCTGTTTGGATCAGtcgagtggtggtggtggtgatgacaTGATGGGATTTGGTCCCTTACTCCCTACGGAATCAGAAAGGTCACTGATGGAAAGAGTCCGTCAAGAACTCAAGATTGAGCTGAAGCAAGGATTCAAGTCAAGGATTGAAGATGTTAGGGAAGAAATCCTGAGGAAACGTAGAGCTGGCAAATTACCCGGTGACACCACTTCTGTCTTGAAGAACTGGTGGCAGCAGCATGCTAAGTGGCCTTATCCAACT GAAGATGACAAGGCAAAACTAGTGGAGGAGACAGGGTTGCAGCTGAAGCAAATCAACAACTGGTTCATCAACCAAAGGAAACGCAATTGGCACAGCAACTCTCAATCAGTTACCTCCCTCAAGTCCAAGCGCAAAAg AATGTAA